The following are encoded together in the Geobacter sulfurreducens PCA genome:
- a CDS encoding CCA tRNA nucleotidyltransferase — protein MDHRLLSFISAPLPSLIASLARHGGFGAWFVGGCVRDALLARPSNDIDIVVGPGGEDLPRAVAARIGGSFFPLDEERGHARVVLKGEGASCDFAPLQGGTIAADLALRDFTINALAVSCGSDDLLDPLGGAADLAQRVIRACSAGAFAADPLRIVRAYRFAAHLDFEIHAATLALIPDHAPLLATVAGERIRDELFRMLDLPHAVPYVLKMSCAGVTGAIFGADDLPADTAAGALDRVESLCRDLSAFGTEAEPVRARLRQEVQPGITIRALAKLAAFLNGAGIPAGIASQRLMLGKAATRLLELLCSSARLTWPAPAAAPDPHALFTLFCHREPAGCEQLILPLAEGILPEDRCRHLAAYLTRQHIPRGGRLLLTGDDIMILLGLPPGRQVGEAIELLRAAQSTGEVRTRAEAQRYLAKKQLTTPEPLR, from the coding sequence ATGGACCACCGCCTCCTTTCGTTCATTTCCGCGCCATTGCCCTCCCTTATTGCATCCCTTGCCCGTCACGGAGGCTTCGGTGCGTGGTTTGTGGGTGGGTGCGTCCGCGATGCCCTGCTGGCGAGGCCATCCAATGACATCGACATCGTGGTCGGCCCCGGCGGGGAAGACCTGCCCCGGGCCGTTGCCGCCCGGATCGGCGGCAGCTTCTTCCCGCTCGACGAAGAGCGGGGCCATGCCCGCGTTGTACTGAAAGGGGAGGGCGCCAGCTGCGACTTCGCTCCCCTCCAGGGCGGAACCATCGCTGCCGACCTCGCCCTGCGGGACTTCACCATCAACGCCCTTGCCGTGTCCTGTGGTTCGGACGACCTGCTGGACCCGCTGGGCGGAGCCGCCGACTTGGCGCAGCGCGTCATCCGTGCCTGCTCTGCCGGGGCCTTTGCCGCCGATCCGCTCAGGATCGTGCGTGCCTACCGTTTTGCCGCCCATCTCGACTTCGAGATCCACGCCGCAACCCTGGCGCTTATCCCCGATCATGCACCGCTCCTGGCCACCGTGGCCGGAGAGCGGATTAGGGACGAACTCTTCCGGATGCTCGATCTGCCGCACGCAGTTCCCTATGTCCTTAAGATGTCCTGTGCCGGCGTGACGGGCGCCATCTTCGGGGCCGACGACCTTCCCGCCGATACCGCCGCCGGCGCCCTTGACCGGGTCGAGTCCCTCTGCCGCGATCTCTCGGCCTTCGGCACCGAGGCGGAGCCGGTTCGGGCACGGCTACGGCAGGAGGTCCAGCCCGGCATCACCATCCGCGCCCTGGCGAAACTCGCCGCATTCCTGAACGGCGCGGGCATACCTGCAGGCATCGCATCGCAACGGCTCATGCTCGGCAAGGCCGCCACCCGGCTTCTGGAACTCCTCTGCTCCTCGGCCCGCCTTACCTGGCCTGCCCCTGCCGCCGCGCCGGACCCGCACGCCCTCTTTACTCTCTTCTGCCACCGCGAACCGGCCGGTTGCGAACAGCTCATCCTTCCCTTGGCGGAAGGCATTCTGCCTGAGGACAGATGCCGCCACCTTGCCGCCTACCTGACACGCCAGCACATCCCCCGCGGCGGACGGCTCCTCCTCACCGGCGACGACATCATGATCCTTCTCGGCTTGCCTCCGGGCAGACAGGTGGGGGAAGCCATTGAACTGCTCCGCGCAGCCCAGAGCACCGGCGAAGTACGCACCCGCGCCGAGGCACAGCGCTATCTGGCCAAAAAACAGTTGACAACTCCCGAGCCCCTGCGCTAA
- the flgM gene encoding flagellar biosynthesis anti-sigma factor FlgM, producing MKIDTNPPVTTVNQVKGETSQAASGADARKTGAAGGQATDTVDLSRNAERLVKANATLRTMPDVRVEKVEELKKQIAAGEYNVSARDVAEKMLISMRNGVTA from the coding sequence ATGAAAATTGATACCAATCCCCCTGTAACGACCGTTAACCAAGTCAAGGGCGAGACGTCCCAGGCAGCTTCGGGTGCCGATGCGCGCAAAACGGGCGCCGCCGGCGGTCAGGCGACCGATACGGTCGACCTTTCCCGTAATGCGGAACGGCTCGTCAAGGCCAATGCTACCCTGCGTACCATGCCCGACGTCAGGGTCGAAAAGGTGGAAGAACTTAAAAAGCAGATCGCAGCGGGCGAGTACAATGTCAGCGCCCGGGATGTGGCGGAAAAGATGCTCATCAGCATGCGCAACGGGGTCACCGCCTGA